Within the Cydia pomonella isolate Wapato2018A chromosome 10, ilCydPomo1, whole genome shotgun sequence genome, the region cactgtcgcactaatatggaacaGTGGTAGAGAGAGaaatgactacgatacgctactatggaaggtggagtaaaggaaataaatctccatgtaccaaaaagtgtcatcaaaaaaccttaaatagataGCACTACattacctagaatacttgaacaaaaaaaaaacaaattatagacagcgcacttcgctccgtcaataacgcctaggttagCGCccctactctagcgctactctggagagattaggaactattatttatagctgacagctggacacttgcaacagttctaccataagagatttcactcctctTAAATTCACACTCCatatacgctacggagcgttaacgattgacacgtTGGGTACGCAGCCTgatatcagggggcctaccgcgaaaaccgaaataatagtgacagaaaaaaatcccgcaattgacgaacttcgattttcgcggttatagcacagacccgatttcgggtccGAAGAAgagtatttttctattttaccaaatatcatcattcgtttacaatatttgaaatgtaaaaaaaatggttcaaatgcaaaaaatatcaaacactgaacatttttggcagttagagacaaagtatttctTACAtaacaaatattgttaacgatgtgctgatattccgtgaaacggaaaacaatCGTATAATCATCAgctcaggaggcctaccgcgaaaaccgaaattcgccaattgcggggatttttctcttttactctctctaagacgtcattagagtgacagagaaaaatgcccgcaattgacgaacttcgattttcgcggtaggcccccagcacAGTTATCGAGCCCGATATCGGGAattgtggatgtaattggcgcttaagtaacaatagaaaaaggcggcaaatttaaaaaatgaacgCGCGTTAAAAAAGCGTTTGAATGACACAAATGGATAACGTTGTCGGAATTTCGACTTTAAGCGTTGGCGGTTAAATTCATGTTAAATCGAATTTGGCATACAGAACTTCTAAACGCAACGCTTTTTAAGCTCTCTTGTGAATGAGGCCGAAAGGTTGTCTTCCCACACAAAATTCATATCTTTGTTATTGAAGCATAACATTTTTGTTCTCAAATTTTTCATTGTATGGGCGAGTTTATTTGTGTCTGAAACAGCTACAGCTGTCATTTAGACATTGACAATATTGACATATGACAGTTCGGTCCAAGCAGAAGTCGCAGAATTGAATTGAGAATTCGCAGATCGCAGATGTTCATTTGTTTATTAGTCACAGACCACGTTTTAGTGTTTTCTTTCTTATTACTTCTACGATGGTGAACGTTAGTGAATCTGCTGTTGAGAGTATCGGCAAGGTTCTCAACAATGCATCGCGGCCGATGAAAGAGCGTTTTCGGGCGCTATTTACACTCAGAAATATTGGCGGCGAGTCGGCGATTGAGCGCATAAGCGAGTGCTTCGGGGATGAATCGGTGCTGTTGAAACACGAGCTAGCTTACTGTTTAGGCCAAATGCAGGATAAAAGAGCAATACCGATTCTGAGAAGCGTGTTGGAGGATAAGAATCAAGACCCCATAGTGCGCCATGAGGCTGGTGAGTTTATTCTTATCATTAGTTCTATTGCACGTACACGATAACTTATGATAAGCTGTATTTATATGAAGCACGTTTACaaagttataaaattatagTCCAATTTGAGATAAAAGTATCCATCACTTTATCTCATTTTCGGGGACGATTTGGTTTGACGTATAACGCGTGAGGATATAGTGTGAGGAAGGTGAAACTTACTATTAAGTAGATGTTGATAACTGCATCACTGTTGAAAGAGGAGTCACATATTGTTATTATGATTTAGAAGTTGCTTCATATCAACATCAAATATCACTTGAGTCAATATTTAATTCATCACTAGCACTAGTGCATTTTTGGCCCCATCAGACAGGGACTAATGAACTcttattaaatatatgtcaatCTATGATTTCAGGTGAAGCTCTAGGTGCAATTGGTGACCCGAACCTTCGTGAGCTGCTTGAGAAGTACCAACAAGACCCAGCAGTCGAAGTAGCGGAGACATGCCAAATAGCTCTACAAAGACTAGATTGGGTTGCAAATGATACCGAGAAAGAAAACCTATCAAAGAGCTTGTATGCATCTGTGGACCCAGCTCCACCCAGCACAGAGAGTGATATTTCTAAGTTAAGTCAGACACTGATGGATGAGACTAAACCTCTATTTGAGAGGTATAGGGCTATGTTTAGCCTTAGAAATATTGGTACTTCTGAAAGCATAAAGGCTTTAGGCGAAGGTAAGCTGTTAATTTTGGAAAGCACTTCTTTTACTGTTAAGCAATTTATATTTGCTACtatagattttttgattatgacTGGTAGTATTTTTGATTGGAATACTTTAATAGCAATGTCAGTAGTTTAGAATATTCACTAGTGACATTGGTAAATGGTTGAAAATGGCCTGAAAATTACAACAATTCATCTGGGCcaattggtgcggcctggaagtGACGTCACAGAGTTGTTACTCCCTCCttccccttgtcacaacatgtcacaatTTCTTgaccctccccctaaacgtgtcaCATAGTTAATGGATGAACCCTTAAGAACTTTATTTTGTTATCTGCTATgaattaatgattttattttacatacgtACATATAATCATGCCTGTTTAGGTATGCACAGACCAAGGTTTTCCACTATGATCCTGACATatctctttcgcttccttcattTTCATAATGTTTCTCATACATGCTCACCGGtgtagggtgctcttgacctgttCTTGTTTCAGAATTTCCCTGATTCTATTTTATCCAGTAGTCTAGAATAAAACCTCAGAAATACCTATTTTCTAATAAGCCATTTAGTACTGATGAAGAGATagagtttatttttcaatgcgCTTGTGAATGTCAGATAAAGCTACACTATAAAATGAGAcaacaaaaaacattaattcAACAACTTTTATTTGTTACAAGACTAATCTACCACTGAGATAAAACATTTAGACAACTTGAGTAccttattatgtatgtaaaaaaaaaaaaatgtctttcaGGTTTCAAAGCCAACAGTGCCCTGTTTCGGCATGAGGTAGCTTTCGTTTTCGGCCAGATGCAGGATGAGCGAAGTGTGCCCTTCCTGGTCAAAACCCTGGAAGACACAAATGAGCATGAAATGGTCCGCCATGAGGCTGCAGAGGCCATGGGCTCTATTGCCACTGAAGAGTGCACTGAGGTTCTGAAAAGGTATTGTGGGGACTCAAAATTACATTGAAACACTTGATATAAActttcaattaattatattcttagcatttaataaataaaataaaatagcctttatttacagaaCAAAGAACAGTAGCACATTATCTCTCTATTATCTCCCATCTTTTGTATTCTTTGTCTGCTTGCCCTTCGGCAAAGGCCTCTATTCTTAGCATTTAAGAAATACAAAGAATGATAACAATTT harbors:
- the LOC133522057 gene encoding deoxyhypusine hydroxylase; its protein translation is MVNVSESAVESIGKVLNNASRPMKERFRALFTLRNIGGESAIERISECFGDESVLLKHELAYCLGQMQDKRAIPILRSVLEDKNQDPIVRHEAGEALGAIGDPNLRELLEKYQQDPAVEVAETCQIALQRLDWVANDTEKENLSKSLYASVDPAPPSTESDISKLSQTLMDETKPLFERYRAMFSLRNIGTSESIKALGEGFKANSALFRHEVAFVFGQMQDERSVPFLVKTLEDTNEHEMVRHEAAEAMGSIATEECTEVLKRYLSDPRPVVRESCEVALDMSEYENSPEFQYANTLLAVQA